The sequence below is a genomic window from Phoenix dactylifera cultivar Barhee BC4 chromosome 8, palm_55x_up_171113_PBpolish2nd_filt_p, whole genome shotgun sequence.
acatatatcattcttagcctacagtacatgcataacatgttaaatttcatgtatGATCCATAAAAATTAGGGCAGGCTACTTACATACATGATTCACAACAAGATTAAAACAagttacttactttcttcacaaatcatgtatacaattcaaattgtatgaaaaacactggttcatcttataaaacgtaatacaagatctacgataagattaaggtagattacttacctcaattcgctttccaaattgctcaagtccaggtgacaaatccttaatcacctaaaacaacatcatagggtttacattattccccatttatttattataaaatctcttagttcttcatactatgaacttacttgcttggatcccatccaaggatctagccAAGTCCAATTTAAAGCCTTTGGAGTTCGATTTAACACCAGattgggcctcgtttataattgggtccaaccttttctagccaattgggtcctcTGTCAATTTACTGGGCCTAATTTAGTATTAATTGGGCCTGCTGGGATTAACTCCACTCAACtgggttcggacccaaatcaatttgggcctaatttggttcggatttgacccaatttgcagtttgggctcgtccagacttagcacaatctgattgagctcggatttagacttgcccagtctaattgggcttaggttagttagatttggctaaacccccctttttatatattttttttttctttctttctttttctttttctttccctttttcatttcttccctGTTTCTTCCCGAACcttcctttccttctctcttttcctttctttcttctgttctcctccctttcttttcttctcccgatccctcttttccttcccccctttcttctcctgCGAAGAGAGGAAGGCGAGCTCGGGATGAGGGTGACGGAGTTCTCGAGAGGCTagccgaggccggcggcgccTACGGCGGCCCTCCCTTCTCCCACGGAGGAGAGACGCGCCGGGAGAGCTAGCGGTGTCACGGGATGCCCGCGACTGAGCCCACGGCCGCACCGCGCGATGGTCGTGGTGCTCTCGGCCGGCTGCAACGCcgcggtgctcgcggccgaggCCAGCGACGCCGGCGATGCTCGCGGCCGCACGCGGTGAGCCCTGTTTCTtccccttcctttctctctttgtttctttctttgttatctTGAATAAATTAGAAGATAGGGAGGAAGGGGCTTACCTAGCTTCCAAGGCGTCGGCGACGCTCGCGGCCGCACACGggagtcccctcttccctctctcatctttcttcttcttttctttcctcccttcttttcttcaccgAGACTCCCTATCccactgaagaagaagaagggaatggGGCTCCGGCCGActgcaaccccccccccccggccgAGAGCCGGCAGAGGCTGCAGTCGAGAACCGTGTACGGAGTCCctcctctattttattttggaaacaGGAGCTTACCATTTCCGGGGATGACCTGCGGTGCCTCCTCTCCAACACCTCTTTTGCTAGTTACCGTTGGGCAGTTCTTCCCCctggtagtccctccttcctcttggagcttcagggctccttcgccttcggctccagggcttcggctctctctctcgttcagtgttcttgggggtctgtgacttggggttgccggcagaggcttaataattgtttagaggatgagacccccctctgagaggtcccatccgctccattcctcccctctccgggactggccgccgccgccccctgtctccggtgcgccggcatcggctgccagcaggggtgagggtcacccttccctgtcggtcttatcccttctttttttttttttttaaacattatAACAGCACTAcccacagtgaaatttgggcccaaacccttaactgggcccatttcttattgggcctagtaggttgtgggcctgGACATTacagtagagtcccaaactccctcgacctcggaaagcgtcgcaggtcgatagagcgttcccagacccatcgacctgacgcataattcctcgactaaggtcgggatgcccggagggtcgaccgtagagtcccaaactccctcgacctcgggaagcgtcgcaggtcgatagagcgttcccagactcATCGACCTGacgcacgattcctcgactaaggtcggaatgccccgagggtcgaccgtagagttccaaactccctcgacctcgggaagcgtcgcaggtcgatagagcgttcccagatccatcgacctgacgcacaattcctcgactaaggtcgggatgccccgagggtcgaccgtagagtcccaaactccctcgacctcgggaagcgtcgcaggtcgatagagcgtccCCAGACCCGTCGACCTGGcacacgattcctcgactaaggtcgggatgccccgagggtcgaccgtagagtcccaaactccctcgaccttgggAAGCGTCGCAGATTGATGGAGCATTCCCAAACCCCCTCAACCTCGGGGCGCCATCGGGTTCATAAGAAGCCCAAGCTCTCCGAAAGTCAAAAAGTGACTTCGAAAGTCGGCGAGGAAACAAGGCAACCCACTCCGCTACAAGGTGCGCAATTTCGGAGATGCAAAAGGTACATCCCGCTTGATGCTCGCCTTGTTATATTTATCTACGTATTGCCAGCGAAATCCCGATTGAAATTGGGACCTTATCCCGGCCGAAGCCGGGTTGCTCCTACAAGTCGGTTTAAGACTAATCTCCCATTGACCTCATGCATGCTCCATCTACCGACAACCTCCATGACAACTCATGTAAACCCTCGTGCATAAGGGCCCGATTCGGCCCCCATATGTCGAGACGTCAATCTCGACCCGTAAAGATAGCCCCGACCCCGGACGTGCCGATTAAGCTTGAAAGGGCTGAGGTATCCTTTACTGGTTCCGACCCCGCTCACCGAAACCTCGGTGAAGCCCGAGGGCAATAATCATGAAAGCCCTGGCGATGGTTTGACCACTGGCTCACGTTCTCCTTCAGGGAACAGCCCTAACATTCCAATGGACCTACGCTCTGAAACGCCAAACTCAAAGGCTCGGTCAAATACCTTAATAGCGACCTATGCGAATCCGATACCGCCGCCCTTGGGGCCCGAGGTCCGAGCCCAGTACCTCAAAAATCCAAAAATTGAACTGAGTAACCTCTGCGAGCTCCAAATCCGAGCTCCAAGACTTGGCGAAACTTTTTTAGAATCCGGGTTCAGAGCCCCCCAACCAGTGTGATTGGGACTTAGACATTCCAATAAGTCGGgcgaaagaaaaacaaaacacaGCTGAGAAACAAGTCTTTATTGAAAAGCAGCCTAAAGATTGGGATACAAGTCTGAGGCCAAAGCACCAGCCCTGCTTACAATcggaaagagaaaggaaaaactaGACACGGAATggcgaaaaaaaaaatcttttcattaATGAAGTGCCAAGAGGCTAAGTACAAAGTTGGAGGTCGACCGTTCAAAAAtttgaaggccgacctcgtttacaataaaagaagatataaaTCTAAGTCCTAAGGGGCGGCGGTCGCGTCGGCGTTACCCTCGGGGTCATCTATGGCGATGACCTGAGGGTCTTCGGCGGACGCGGGCTCGGGGTCTGCGGCAGGGGCCTCGGCGGGCGCCACGGAAACGTCCTCGTTGATTTCACGAGGGAGGGCCTCCGCCACCGCCGGCTCGGTTGCATCATGCTCGGCTCGCTCGAGCGCCCTCCTTTCCCGGGCCTCAAGCTGCTCTATCTTCAGGCGCAAGACCCCGCCCTCGTACTTGAGGCCCGCGACCTCGGACTGAGCCTCCCCCAGACGCGCCTCCGAAGCGCGCAGGGCTGACTTGGCCAGAGAATGGGCagccctttcttcctcgagCACCTCGACCATGGCCAGTCGCCCGGCCTCTGTCGCCTCCCTCCgcgcctcggcctcggccagcgcagcctccagctcggcgatcctcttcttggccggctccagttgCCGGCCGAGGCACCGAGTTTCTTCTTGACATCCTTGGGCAATGAACACCAAGGTGTCGACTTCATGAACACgctgcaagaaagaaaaggaagaaggcggTAAGCAAATTATTCGTACACACTAATAGCTGAAGGAGAGCCAAGGGGATAACTTACTCGGACAGTGTTGCAATAGGCACTGTCGACGATTGCTTCCAGGGACAAGGtgcggaactcggcccggtccgccgGAAGCATTGCGCGCCGAAATACCGCCCGCGCGACATCGGCGTCGTGAAGAGCCAAGTCCCCTCGAGGAGCGGGGACCCCGGCTCGGCCGATTCTCTCCCCGAGCCCCGTGAAGAGCTCAGCCTGCCCGAGCTTGGAACCTCGGAGCCCCTGCTTTGCTCGGGCTCCGAGCGTTGCGACTCGACGGTCGCTCGCCCCCTCCGCTCGGAAACAGGAGCGGGGCAAAGAGGGGCCGCCAAATCCGACACCCTCGTAGTGATCGGGGCTGCACCCCCGGTAGCCGGCTCCCGCCCTTGAGCAGCTGTGGAGGCCCCCGCCTCCGGGCCACTCGCTCCGGCCGAGGTAGAAGCGCCGGCCGACCTCGATTTTTTCCGAGGCTGGGGAAGAGCCccaccggcctcggcctcccgcctcttcAATCGGGAGAAGAgggatgtgttgctggtcggcatgtgagGAATATCTGaaacaagaaaaattttctAAGTGTCAGACCAACgttaaaaaaggaagaagaaacagatAAAGTAAAGACCATACAACCACTCTTACCCTCGAGACGCGCCGAACTCAGGCCAATGCTCACCAGGGCGTCCTCCttcaggagctcggtcaggttgaACCCCTTCCCGAGGCCCCGCAGGGCGTCCAagaccctcagctccctccccgagggctcggagagtctgTTGAGAGCTTTCAGCCAagggtgcccccacctcgggttaaacccccacggcacctcggacgcaagaaagaaaaatttttccttccactcatgaatagaggaaggggcaccctggaagagtgacataccgccccgaaaggcgaagtatagccactccCCATCCGCCGGATTTTTCTTTAAcaaaaaacaccggcggaaaataCTCACCAAAGTCGGGATCCCATGTGCGAGACAGAGGGACAAGAACCCGactatggtcctccacgagttcggagcaagctgtgctgggacgagctGATACTCCACCAGCAAGTTGTTCACGAACTCATGCAGGGGGAACCGCAGAccggcccagagcgtctcgcggtgaaccgcgatccgacctgagGGCGGCCGTATCACCCTGTCCTCCGGCCCTGCAgtttcaaggcgaaacccgggctggaagaagaaccgggagcggatcaaCTCCAGCTCCTCCCCCGACAGACTAGATCCGACTTCCTCCGGACTGAAACCCATTTCCAAGAAAAAGTACAGAgacaaaagagaggaagaggaaaagggaaaaagagggaaaaacccCCTAACTAACAAAGGGAAGGAACCTACGGGGGgagtcgccggaaatcgctttGAGCGCCGCCGGTGAGGTTTTTGGTGAGAAAGACAACAAAGATGGAGACGGAAAAAAAGAGGCGGCAACCAGACAAGGCTCCTCTTAGGGCtggggggtttatatagacccccccgacggcccagatcggcgaGTTCGGTTTCCACCCCCCGTCTAGATTACGCCATGTGTCGGCCTCGGAagctgaagcaccgcattcATTCTAGACCAATGTGTCGGGTACAAAATCGAGGCGCCGTCCCATCGGATTTcacggcctcatcatgggtccgcaaaACCGGACCGCCTCAAAAAACGAGCGAACGCCACCCCCGCTCCCTTCATTTAATAGGCCCCAGGGACGCGTGGAGCACTGATGTAACCTCAGCCTCCCCAAATCGCTATTTCGGCCAATACGAGATCAAAAGCGTCCGACCCCGGATCATATTACGTGTCCACTTTGAAGAGCGAAACGGCGTACCTATTTAAGAAGGGCGCCTCGACCACGagatcgaggcgccgccccaTCGGGCCCAGGGACCCCATCATGAGTTTGCCGTATGAAGTGATCTCAGAGATCCAAAGGGCGCAATCTCTGTTGTAAGTGCTTCGGGATGCGTAAGGACGCAGACCCCATCATAAGTTCGCCATATAAAACGACCTCGAAGGGCCAAAGGGCGCAGCCTCTGTTATAAAAGCTTCAGGACGCGTAAGGAAGCAGACATGATCCAATCCCCTTTGGCGTCAGTAACCATAATAACGACATCTACTTCCCGCATCCGAGCTCgcaagcagctcgaactcggaagtcaggGGGTAGTGCTGGGGGAATGTGGTTTTCCCCCCCAGAACATAGTAACCTCGTCACCAGAAGACCGCACGACTGCCGACCTTAGACGACCGAGGttggcgcccgacctcggaacgtccgACCCGGAGAGCTCCCGACCCCGGAGGTCCGCCCTCGTCGCCCACCTACCATGGCTGTACCCTTCCGAAGTCTGGCCgagggccataccctgccaccgccccagcatttattacgcatgatctctgcaaacccacagttcactcaacaattaatgcacatctccggcttactcaacaattaatgcacatctccgactcactcaacaattaatgcgcatggctcctattatctacggatcctcagctctccacggcaaatcagcttAGCAGGGTCCTGTCGGCCGTGACAATTCTCTGACcccggcctcacctccgacatcaatgcaatgattcacccgatcgcgCGCCAGCTCAAGTCGTACGacggcctcacctccgacatcaatgcaatgattcacctgaTCGTGTGCCAGTCCAAGCAACGTGCTGAGTCGTACGACGGTCTCGCcctatcacatcacaggtaatccggcccccctataaaaaggggacCCTTGCTTCCCGAGAGGGGTTGGACACACAAAACGGAGAAAAACTTACCTCCCTCCTTTCTCCTTTAAACGAAGTtttccccctctgacttaagcatcggagggccagcgccggaagatccggccaccggcttttttgcaggcacCCCgatggaggacgccgctcgccgacggatcgtCACCCACCTGTGTCCACCGACAGCTCCCCCTCCTCAACCGAcgaccgcccccgggtccaatttccagcaacacttacAAACTGAAAATCATGTATTTTTGTAGCCTCTAATATGAtgcaaaaatgaaaaataatatgaccccatgttttattttttagaaatttGTAGCATCTGATTCCAAATGGTTTTACGTCTGAAAATGTGAGGCCAAGCTCCATGGCTTGGGTCTTCGGGCTGCTCCACCATGATTTGGAATATGCTCCCTATTTCCATACTATTTCTTTAGACTTGATGGAATGAAGCCACATGGAGTTTTTGATATTTTCTTGACAATATAAAATGGACGCTGGAAGAGAAGGGGTTTATTTGTGTCTGGATTGGGGAAAAGAATCAAGTCGCATAACCATCTTGTTATATTTTCTTGATGCTCTGCAATAATATGAATCTTTAATGATGTGTGCTCGTTCATTGTACTTTCTCCTAAGCAACTTCACAAGCTCTTGTATTCTGATGCCAAGGATTATGTCTCCACAGGATTGTATGAATCATCCACCTCAcaaaacaaaaaggggagaaatatacaTTTTCCCATTTTAATAATAGAATCTCCGACTGAGTAAAAACTTCACATGCACAGGATTAATGTTTAGCTTTTAAAGTAAACAAATATTTCACTAGCAGAAAAGTTCACAAATTGTAGTTAAAGCTTAACAAAAACTTCCATTTAATAAGAATTTACACAGGACTCATAAAGAATGCAGCAAGAGCATGGTACAACATAATCTTTAACTAACAGATTTCTTATTGAAATTCCAAATCTCTAAGGTGTCAAAGAATCAATAAATAACTAATATTTCTTTCCGGCTTACATTTGCTACCATGAAGGACGGAGAGTGTGGTGAGGGAGTGTAGTGACTTTCACATGGTGCATGTATACCGGGAAGCGAATAGAACTGCCAATTGGATCACCTCCTTTGTTGCTCACCATTCCGAAGAGATCCTCTGAACCCGTTTTATATCTGTTCCTCCACCTCTTGTCGTATCCTTTTTCTCGACTCAAATGGCAGTGCTCACGTGAGATTAGTGTGAGCAGTCAAtgtacaacaaaaaaaaaaaaaaaaaaaaaaaaaaaaaaaaaaaaaaaaaaaaaaaaaaaaaaaaaaaaaaaaaaaggaggtatGGAGAGACAAGAGTAGCTTGATCATTTGAAGTAGGGAGAATAATTAGGCTGCTATTTTACCTCAATTAGGCTAATTCCAGGATCTTTTCTCAATCCCCTCATTTCCATTTCCCACCTTAATCTACCATAATCAGCCCATCTTCCAGCTGCTGCATAGATGTTGGACAGCATAACATATGAACTTGGACTATGGGGGCTGAACTCAATGAGCAACTTCCCAATAGCTTCTCCAATTTCAGCATTGCCATGACATCGACAGGCTCCCAGCATAGACTCCAGCAAGCTAGCAGAAGGCTTAAAAGGCAGATTTTTAACAAGATCATATGCCTCAACCAAGTGTCCTGTGCGGCCAAAAAGATCCACCATGCAGCCATAATGCTCCATCCTCGGTGCTACACCATGCTCCTCCGACATCGATTTGAACAACATCCGGCCTTGCTCGACTAAACCAGCATGACTGCAAGCTGACAAAATACTAATAAAAGTTATATCATCTGGCTCCACCCCAGCTTCTTTCATCTCTGAGAAGAGACCAAGGGCGGCTGCACCATCCCCATGCATTCCATATCCATTTATCATCACACTCCAAGTGATCGGATCCTTTTCTTTCAATCCATCAAACAGCTCTCTTGCTGTTGATATGCTCCCACACCTGCCAAACATGTCTATAAGAGAGTTGCTCACAGATGTGTTCTTCTCAAAGCCCTTGTGAATAGTGAGACCCATCACACATTGTGCTAAATCGAGACTTTCTAACTGCGCGCAAGCTGAGATCAATGTTAGCATTGTCACGGAGTCAGGCTCTATTTCTGTTCGAAGCATTTCCTGGAAAGAATTTACTGCTTCTTCTACGTGTTTGCTTTGAATGTAGACAGACATCAGAGCATTCCATGCAACCACATTTCCTTTGTCTACCATCTCAAATAGTATCTTACAATAGTTTACATTATCAAATCGAGCATACATGCACATTGTTGATGTAAGAAGAGCTGGCTCCAACACAGAAAAATTTCTAAGGGCATATGCATGCAGAGACTTGCCCTGTAACTTGCTCTCGCAAGAGGGTAATATATTGAGCAAGGTAACAGAATTTGGCTTCTGACCATTTATCTTCATTTCATCAAAAAGGACCATGACCTCCCAGAATAAGCTTTGCTTACGATATCCTGTCATCAAAGCATTCCAAGAGACGATGCTTTTGAAGGACAACCTGTTGAAAAGTTGGTGACcagcatcaatatcaccacagcTTGTATACATACTTATAAGAGCATTTGTAAGAGTTATATCTTCATCACACCCAGTTTTGATCACCAAAACATGGATGGACTTTCCGCGTGCAAGGTCTTCAACCAGATAAAGGCAAGTAAGAATGCTGATTAACGTAACCACATCGAATTGTACACCTTCTTGGCGCATCTTGCAAAAGGAGGATATTGAAGCTTCTATATTTCTGAGCTTAGCCCACCCAGATATTAAAGTATTCCAAGAAACCACATTTCGCACTTGCATCTTGTCGAACAACTTGAGATTAACAGAGAACTGACCACAATCAGCGTACAGAGCCAAGAGTGCATTTGTCACATTTGTGTTCAAGCCAAATCCATTTCTAATACTGTATGCATGGGCAGACC
It includes:
- the LOC103718310 gene encoding pentatricopeptide repeat-containing protein At5g39350-like encodes the protein MAAYRSLFRSLLPSLLHSKPNYSLLSPKSFFSTLPQNPALNPAPHHPTTQTHTKFLRLLRRCDSIEFLSKLHALLVISGFIEDYLFVGEIIDKYLVFNSPKFAISLFDTTRKPNLSLQNHTIRCFSNHGFYAELLCLYARLQNSCYRCSDNYTFPFVIKACATVSSLRSGKEVHCVVLRTGYGGNLVVKTALLDLYAKMGHMELSKRVFDDMSERDVVSWNALISGYCSNGSGQDAFEALRLMQANGFMPNSSTFVSVIPACTSLGALMWGKLLHGFALKCGAFGDEALVPTLISMYAGFDDLYAARMLFETSSIKDLVVWNAMVSAYGQNGKWDEAFQVFQLMHRTDASPNLVTLVSVLPSCSNLFSIHHGESIHAVGIKLGLADQISVVAALVSMYSRLGDLDSARYIFNAAPENSLLLWNSMISGYLQNGEWSMALDTFRDMQLRGIAPDAISVVSVISGCTLARELHSGRSAHAYSIRNGFGLNTNVTNALLALYADCGQFSVNLKLFDKMQVRNVVSWNTLISGWAKLRNIEASISSFCKMRQEGVQFDVVTLISILTCLYLVEDLARGKSIHVLVIKTGCDEDITLTNALISMYTSCGDIDAGHQLFNRLSFKSIVSWNALMTGYRKQSLFWEVMVLFDEMKINGQKPNSVTLLNILPSCESKLQGKSLHAYALRNFSVLEPALLTSTMCMYARFDNVNYCKILFEMVDKGNVVAWNALMSVYIQSKHVEEAVNSFQEMLRTEIEPDSVTMLTLISACAQLESLDLAQCVMGLTIHKGFEKNTSVSNSLIDMFGRCGSISTARELFDGLKEKDPITWSVMINGYGMHGDGAAALGLFSEMKEAGVEPDDITFISILSACSHAGLVEQGRMLFKSMSEEHGVAPRMEHYGCMVDLFGRTGHLVEAYDLVKNLPFKPSASLLESMLGACRCHGNAEIGEAIGKLLIEFSPHSPSSYVMLSNIYAAAGRWADYGRLRWEMEMRGLRKDPGISLIEVK